The following proteins come from a genomic window of Aquimarina sp. MAR_2010_214:
- a CDS encoding helix-turn-helix domain-containing protein — MFFDVILIAGIVTIIFIMLFLFRKKKEQSSIFLLTIFFVVFVSLVNFYANVHNVKYLIRITGFIIEGAGYLLAPLFYFYTLSLFKTIKLSRINTIAHFFPFLLNIICITIPLMVSNFYDGNTSEYLKFIKSIWEELFVLESFYFLIYILKAFQKLQKHQKIVKSYYSNLDMKNFSWAKQMLICLIAYQVINIGLSTYILTIGPLGFDEDYILAINSSLIIFYLGYHGLFQSSIFIPSYLIDNKELTLDTNSKLTEKPKKEIFTQSEIIEIKNRLKDVLEYQKLYLNDSLTLADLASKISITDKKLSIFINQHLQTSFYELINYHRIEAFKKRITSNSDKNFTLWGVASECGFKSKTSFHRIFKKQIGLTPLQYQKNQSHIKE, encoded by the coding sequence ATGTTTTTTGATGTAATCTTAATAGCAGGGATTGTTACTATCATTTTTATTATGTTGTTTTTATTTCGAAAGAAAAAAGAACAATCTTCAATATTTTTACTAACCATTTTCTTTGTTGTTTTTGTTTCTCTTGTCAATTTTTATGCAAATGTGCATAACGTAAAGTATCTAATACGTATAACGGGTTTTATTATTGAAGGTGCTGGATATCTCTTAGCTCCTCTATTCTATTTTTATACACTATCCCTGTTTAAAACGATTAAGCTAAGTAGAATAAATACAATAGCACATTTCTTTCCTTTCTTACTTAATATCATATGTATAACAATACCTTTAATGGTCAGTAATTTTTATGATGGAAATACTTCTGAGTACTTAAAATTTATTAAATCTATTTGGGAAGAACTGTTTGTATTAGAGAGTTTTTATTTCTTAATCTATATCCTTAAAGCTTTCCAAAAACTTCAGAAGCATCAAAAAATAGTAAAATCCTATTATTCTAATCTTGATATGAAAAATTTTTCATGGGCAAAACAGATGTTAATTTGTTTAATAGCATATCAGGTAATCAATATTGGACTATCAACTTATATACTAACAATTGGTCCTTTAGGTTTTGATGAAGATTATATTCTTGCGATTAATAGTTCACTGATCATTTTTTATTTAGGATATCATGGATTATTTCAATCAAGTATTTTTATTCCTTCTTACTTAATAGATAATAAAGAATTGACACTTGATACCAATTCTAAATTGACCGAAAAACCTAAAAAGGAAATATTTACCCAATCTGAAATTATAGAAATCAAAAACCGATTGAAAGATGTCTTGGAGTATCAAAAGCTTTACCTTAATGATTCATTAACTCTTGCTGATTTAGCATCAAAAATTTCTATTACCGATAAAAAATTATCAATATTCATTAATCAACATCTTCAAACAAGTTTCTATGAACTCATAAATTATCATCGTATAGAAGCATTTAAAAAACGAATTACATCTAATTCAGATAAAAATTTCACCCTATGGGGTGTGGCGAGTGAGTGTGGTTTTAAATCCAAAACAAGTTTTCATAGAATTTTCAAAAAACAAATAGGATTAACTCCTTTACAGTATCAAAAAAATCAATCTCATATAAAAGAATAA